Sequence from the Methanobacteriales archaeon HGW-Methanobacteriales-1 genome:
TCCTGGACCTAGAAGTTCTCCTACCTGGGAAACAGCAGATCTGGACATGTTGATGGCACTAGTAATGTCCATGGCCTCACGGGCCGTGCCGCAGACGAAAATTCCAGGCATGGTAGTTAAGGTGGGTTCCATTTTAGGATTTTTTTCCTTGACAAACATTTCTGGTGTTAAGGTGATGCCTAATACCTGCTCCAAACCAGTTATACTTGGTGAAGGTTCTAGGGCACAGGATAAACCCACCATATTCGTTTCTATATCCATTAAACCTCCGCCCAGGGTATCTTCCACCCTCACCAGAAGATTCTGATTTTTTAGGGAATTGGCAGAACTATCGGAATTTTCAAGGTTATTTTCACTATTTTCAATATTATGAGTCCTTACATCAGCCACTCTACCCCTGATGAACCGTATATTCTTCTCACCCTTTTTCTGAGTCTCAAAATAGTAGTTTTCATAGGTTCCCGGTGTTCTCAAGTCAGTATAACATATAAAAATCTCCACATCAGGAAAATGATCAGATATGTAGCTGGCGTGTTTTAAGGCCGTCATGCAGCATATGGTAGAACAATGCGGAATGTTTCCAGGTTTTCTATCCCGGGAACCCACACACTGAATCATAACCATTCGCTTAGGTATTTGGCCCGTGTTGATATCTACTAATTTCCCGGAAGTAGGCCCATTAACCGCCAGTAGCCGGGCCAGTTCGGTCTGGGTCATTACACCAGATAATTTCCCATATCCCAACTCATTCAGATGATAAGGTTTCATTTCCACGTGGCCCGTGGCCACAACTATAGCCCCCACGTCAATTTCGTGCTCTTCCACTGGATTTCCCAGATTAATGGCACCTGCAGAACAGGCCTTAAGACAGGCTCCACAGGAAGTACATGATTCAGTATCTATGGTATAAGTAGAGAGTACAGACTGAGAAAATGGTTTATAAATGGCTTTATGAGTTGAAAGATTGTCATTCCATTCATCAGGAACATTCACAGGACACACTGGGGAGCAGTACCCACAGGACGTGCATTTCTCTGGATCTACCAGCACCGGACCAGTTGAAACTTTTATTTTAAAATTCCCAGCCATTCCCTGAACTTCAGTCACTTGAGAAAGGGTTAAAAGTTCAATATTTTCATTTTCTGCCACTTCTCCCATGAGTGGGGCCAGAGAACAAAGCGAGCATTCTTCTGATAAGTCTTCCGCCGAGAATACTTTCCCTATTTTGACCATGTTCCCCCCAATGGTAGGGTTTTTTTCCACTAGATGCACTTTAATATTCTGTTTAGCTAGGGAAAGTGCTGCAGTTATCCCTGAAATCCCCCCACCAATAACCAGAACGCTTTTAATGACTGAAATTCTGGTAGTTTCTCTGGGAGAGGCCTTTTTAACTGCCTTTATAGAAGATTTAATATGGGCCAATGCCCTTTTAGTAGGGTCTGGATCTTTCTTGACCCAGGCGGCTTGTTCACGTATATTGGGCATATCCAGAAGATATTTATTGATTCCTGCTGATTCAATACATTTTTGAAACTTCTTCTCATGAAGTTTGGGTGAACATGCTGCAATCACTACATTATCCAGGTTTATATCAGTTATTTTATTTTTAATTAGTTCCTGGCCCTGAATAGAGCAGAGGTAAGGATATTCTTCCACACAGGCCACTTTTTCTCGGGACAAGGATTCTTTGAGGTGTTTTATATCCACCGTGCCCGATATGTTATCCCCACAGCAGCATATGAATACTCCAGTGGATGAATCAGACACCTTTAACACCCCTAATTTTCGATTTTTGAGATTTTAATTTTTTTAAAAAAGGTTCTAATGACACCATATGCATTTCAAGACCTATTTCTTCAGGATTTGCTCCCATAATAATGGCCAGAAGTTCTGAGATATACAAAACTGGTATTTTATCATCTGAAATCCTATTAAGATCATTTAAATCTTTTAATCCTTTATTCTCACTATAAATACTATTTTCATCAAATTCATTTGTTAAATCATCTTGAATTCGTGCGTCCTGATAATAATCCAGGGTAAATGTACATCCGGGGCAGTGAGTAATTATAACGTCGGGTTTTACTTCATGGATGCTCCCTATTTTTCTTATTAAAGTTTCTTTAGAATATTCATCACCAGCAACCATACCATGCAGGCCATTGCCACAACACAGGAAATTTTCAGAATATTCCAGAATATCTATTTTGAATTTTTTCAATATTTCATCCAGAATCTCTGGTTTTTCATAGGTACCTTTAGTTATTTCTTTGTAGAAGAATTTGGCATAGTGGCAGCCATGGTGAGTGACTGCTTTAATGTTGAGATCAGAATATTGAAAGTCATGTTTTTCAGATGTTATTTCCAATAATGAATCTATATGCTCCATTAAAATATCCGATATATGGAAAATATCCAGAGAATAATCATATTTTCGTCCTATTTCATCCATTATTTTCTTGATTTTCTTTTCCAATTTCTTATCTTTGGAAATAAGCTTTTGATTATGTTTTAAATTAAAATAAGAAGTTGGGCAAATAGTAGTGATGTTTTTATTCCCACTTTCACTGGCCAGTGATAAATTACGGGCATTTAAAGCCATATTAGTCTCCAGTGGTATGGCTCCCAGGTGTACGGCATGGCCGGTGCAGGAAGAATGTTCTGAGTCATTAGTATAATCCACTTCCAGAATATCCAGAATATATCTGGTAGAGAGTTCAATTCCTGGATAAAATGAACCTGCTGTGCAGCTTTTAAAGAGATAGTAGTTGTTATCTGGAACTATAATGGTTTCATTATTGGAATTTGGATTATTGTTATCAGAATTACCCATATTTTGCCCCCATTCCAGTGAGT
This genomic interval carries:
- a CDS encoding disulfide reductase; this encodes MLKVSDSSTGVFICCCGDNISGTVDIKHLKESLSREKVACVEEYPYLCSIQGQELIKNKITDINLDNVVIAACSPKLHEKKFQKCIESAGINKYLLDMPNIREQAAWVKKDPDPTKRALAHIKSSIKAVKKASPRETTRISVIKSVLVIGGGISGITAALSLAKQNIKVHLVEKNPTIGGNMVKIGKVFSAEDLSEECSLCSLAPLMGEVAENENIELLTLSQVTEVQGMAGNFKIKVSTGPVLVDPEKCTSCGYCSPVCPVNVPDEWNDNLSTHKAIYKPFSQSVLSTYTIDTESCTSCGACLKACSAGAINLGNPVEEHEIDVGAIVVATGHVEMKPYHLNELGYGKLSGVMTQTELARLLAVNGPTSGKLVDINTGQIPKRMVMIQCVGSRDRKPGNIPHCSTICCMTALKHASYISDHFPDVEIFICYTDLRTPGTYENYYFETQKKGEKNIRFIRGRVADVRTHNIENSENNLENSDSSANSLKNQNLLVRVEDTLGGGLMDIETNMVGLSCALEPSPSITGLEQVLGITLTPEMFVKEKNPKMEPTLTTMPGIFVCGTAREAMDITSAINMSRSAVSQVGELLGPGEMVLEPEFASVNPDKCNLCKECLKCPADAVKIMENAHIGPGACKSCGYCVTLCENKAIELPGYTDEEIMARIAGILDDSDRSSILAFLDDKIAYVAADNAGLNQAQYPPEVRIIKISSILRLESKHLLFAFEKGAKGIFLGDGLGHALGVKFSQTLVEKVKELTKDLQKEGIGSERIMFYEAYLPHYKGLVNKFKDFKTLLDENN
- a CDS encoding heterodisulfide reductase gives rise to the protein MGNSDNNNPNSNNETIIVPDNNYYLFKSCTAGSFYPGIELSTRYILDILEVDYTNDSEHSSCTGHAVHLGAIPLETNMALNARNLSLASESGNKNITTICPTSYFNLKHNQKLISKDKKLEKKIKKIMDEIGRKYDYSLDIFHISDILMEHIDSLLEITSEKHDFQYSDLNIKAVTHHGCHYAKFFYKEITKGTYEKPEILDEILKKFKIDILEYSENFLCCGNGLHGMVAGDEYSKETLIRKIGSIHEVKPDVIITHCPGCTFTLDYYQDARIQDDLTNEFDENSIYSENKGLKDLNDLNRISDDKIPVLYISELLAIIMGANPEEIGLEMHMVSLEPFLKKLKSQKSKIRGVKGV